A genomic region of Lodderomyces elongisporus chromosome 5, complete sequence contains the following coding sequences:
- the CDC68 gene encoding chromatin-remodeling protein (MEROPS:MER0026495; BUSCO:EOG09260K4V), translating into MSDVHIDTNVFYKRLSILQRELAEAKIPQGLVIVGARNDDNTYKKSTVLQNWLLGYEFVHTAIYFTPTKCIFITSEGKAKYLKGLTERPEPIELWTRTKDVEKNKQLFVDLIDEMKKVNEEYGTIVKDKYTGKFLEEWLEVSKDSGLKQVDLALVVSKALEMKDSDEFESTKIASNASVVMMDSFVNEMMTIVDEEKKITNAQLTDQVEDKIENNKWYLKSKLGKSLLQQIKDFDPELLEWCYSPIIQSGGEYDLKPSAVSTEKTLVGDGVILASIGLRYKSYCSNIGRTFLIDPTKEMEANYDFLLKLQEHISKNLLKSGSKGKDVYAGALEFINKENPNLAANFTKNCGWLIGIEFRDSTFILNAKSERVLADGQIISLTIGFSNIPGGKKKPYSVLVTDTYKISVDQPILLTNSPKARSEISFFFNDEDEGSASNTTATNNSTNAQAKSSNATIKAERKPIIEAGDNSKILKSKLRHENNNADDKNAEKVRQEIQLKLHEKRTQEGLARFSKADATDASDYKPVFKKYESYVRESQIPNSVSDLRIHIDYKNQTIILPISGRPVPFHINAYKSGSQNEEGDYTYLRLNFNSPGAGGNVTRRVELPYEDSPDNTFLRSITIRSKDRDRMVDVFKAIQDLKKDSVKRDQERKQMADVVTQANLIEFKGSRVKKLDNVFVRPTPDTKKLGGVLQIHENGLRYQSSFRMDQKIDVLFSNIKHLFFQPCKDELIVLIHCHLKNPIMIGKRKTFDLQFYREASDMAFDETGGRKRKYRYGDEDELQQEQEERRRKALLDKEFKQFAELIADSSNGLVDLDIPFRELGFQGVPFRSSVLCIPTRDCLVQLIDPPYLVVTLEEVEIAHLERVQFGLKNFDLVFVFKDFAKPVVHINTIPMELLEDVKSWLTNVDIPLSEGQMNLNWAQIIKTVQADPYQFFLDGGWSFLTGTGESDESDEEDEESEFEASDEDPQDESESEDDYASDEDGSDFSGSDSEAESEESGEDWDEMEKKAAKADRHSAYD; encoded by the coding sequence ATGTCTGATGTGCATATTGATACCAATGTGTTTTACAAGAGGTTGTCAATCCTTCAACGTGAGCTTGCGGAGGCAAAAATCCCCCAAGGGTTGGTTATTGTAGGAGCACGCAATGACGACAATACCTACAAAAAATCGActgttttgcaaaactgGTTACTAGGATACGAGTTTGTCCATACAGCTATATATTTCACACCAACCAAATGTATTTTCATCACGTCTGaaggaaaagcaaaatattTGAAGGGCCTTACAGAGCGCCCAGAGCCCATTGAACTATGGACAAGAACCAAAGATGTCGAGAAAAACAAGCAACTTTTTGTTGACTTGATtgatgaaatgaaaaaagttAACGAGGAGTATGGTACAATTGTCAAGGACAAATATACTGGTAAGTTCCTTGAGGAATGGCTCGAAGTCAGCAAAGATTCTGGATTAAAGCAAGTTGATTTGGCATTAGTTGTGTCCAAGGCCTTGGAGATGAAGGATTCTGACGAGTTTGAAAGCACCAAGATTGCATCTAATGCGAGCGTGGTGATGATGGACTCGTTTGTCAATGAGATGATGACCATTGTTgatgaggaaaagaaaatcaccAATGCGCAATTGACTGACCAAGTTGAAGACAAGATTGAGAATAACAAGTGGTATTTGAAATCCAAATTGGGCAAGAGTCTTTTACAGCAAATCAAGGACTTTGACCCAGAGCTCTTGGAGTGGTGCTATTCTCCAATTATCCAAAGTGGTGGCGAGTATGACTTGAAACCTAGTGCTGTGTCAACTGAGAAAACCTTGGTGGGAGATGGTGTGATTCTAGCATCGATTGGGTTGAGGTATAAATCGTATTGTTCAAATATTGGTCGTACTTTCTTAATTGACCCCACTAAGGAAATGGAAGCCAACTATGATTTtctcctcaaacttcaagAACACATTAGCAAAAATTTGTTAAAGAGTGGTTCAAAGGGTAAGGACGTTTATGCAGGGGCTTTGGAATTTatcaataaagaaaaccCTAACTTGGCTGCCAATTTTACCAAAAATTGTGGTTGGTTAATCGGTATTGAGTTCAGAGACTCAACGTTTATTCTCAATGCGAAATCTGAGAGGGTTTTGGCCGATGGCCAGATCATATCACTCACCATTGGTTTCCTGAACATACCCggaggaaagaagaaaccatACTCAGTTTTGGTTACTGATACTTACAAAATCAGTGTTGATCAACCTATATTGTTGACTAATTCTCCGAAAGCCCGCTCCGAaatatcattttttttcaacgatgaagatgaaggatCTGCAAGTAATACCACTGCTACGAATAATAGTACTAATGCACAAGCAAAATCATCGAATGCAACAATCAAAGCAGAAAGGAAACCAATCATCGAGGCAGGCGACAATTCCAAGATCCTTAAATCGAAATTGAGACATGAGAATAACAATGCCGACGACAAGAATGCTGAAAAGGTGAGACAAGAAATTCAATTGAAATTGCACGAGAAGAGAACACAGGAAGGGCTTGCGCGGTTTTCGAAAGCTGATGCGACAGATGCATCTGATTACAAGCCAGTTTTTAAGAAATACGAATCTTATGTGCGTGAATCACAGATTCCAAACAGTGTGTCTGATTTGCGAATTCACATTGATTACAAGAACCAAACCATAATTTTGCCCATTTCTGGACGTCCTGTTCCATTCCATATAAACGCATACAAGAGTGGATCGCAAAATGAAGAAGGCGATTATACCTATTTGCGGTTGAATTTCAACTCACCTGGTGCAGGTGGTAATGTTACCAGAAGAGTAGAGCTTCCTTATGAAGATTCGCCAGATAATACATTCTTGAGGTCGATCACTATTAGATCCAAAGATCGTGATCGAATGGTTGATGTTTTCAAAGCCATTCAGGACTTGAAAAAGGACTCAGTAAAGAGAGACCAAGAGAGAAAGCAAATGGCCGATGTTGTGACACAAGCAAATCTTATTGAGTTTAAGGGCTCACGTGTTAAGAAATTGGATAATGTATTTGTTAGACCAACTCCGGACACAAAAAAACTTGGTGGTGTTTTGCAAATCCACGAGAATGGTCTTCGATATCAATCTAGTTTCAGGATGGaccaaaaaattgatgttttgttttccaacATCAAGCACTTGTTCTTTCAACCTTGTAAAGATGAATTGATTGTGCTTATCCATTGTCACTTGAAGAATCCGATCATGATTGGTAAGAGAAAGACTTTTGATTTGCAATTTTACAGAGAAGCAAGTGACATGGCATTCGATGAGACTGGAGgtagaaagagaaagtacAGATATGGGGATGAAGACGAATTGcaacaagagcaagaagaaagaagacgCAAGGCATTATTGGATAAAGAATTTAAGCAATTTGCCGAATTGATTGCAGATTCCTCTAATGGATTGGTGGATTTGGATATCCCATTTAGAGAATTGGGATTCCAAGGTGTTCCATTTAGATCATCTGTGTTGTGTATTCCTACAAGAGATTGTCTTGTACAATTGATTGACCCACCATATTTGGTTGTGACTTTGGAAGAAGTCGAGATTGCGCATTTGGAAAGAGTGCAATTTGGATTAAAGAATTTCGACttggtgtttgtgtttaaAGACTTTGCCAAGCCTGTGGTGCATATCAATACAATTCCAATGGAGTTACTTGAGGATGTCAAGTCGTGGTTGACAAATGTTGATATCCCGCTCAGTGAAGGTCaaatgaatttgaattgGGCACAGATTATCAAAACGGTTCAAGCAGATCCATACCAATTTTTCCTTGATGGTGGATGGTCATTCTTAACAGGTACCGGTGAGTCTGATGAGAGTGAtgaggaagatgaagagagTGAGTTTGAAGCAAGTGACGAAGATCCACAGGATGAAAGTGAGAGTGAAGACGACTATGCTAGTGATGAGGATGGAAGTGATTTCTCGGGTAGTGATAGTGAAGCAGAAAGTGAAGAAAGTGGTGAAGACTGggatgaaatggaaaagaaagctGCCAAGGCCGATCGCCATTCTGCTTACGATTAG
- the PRI2 gene encoding DNA primase subunit pri2 (BUSCO:EOG092626HU), whose product MFRQVKRKTAGRRNFEEKAISSKIQYNLPKLFSSRLSFYDLPPTEEITLEEFEKWAIDRLKILIEIESCIARSKTPADMESAIRPLLLKYMPLSPSGAAAEHVIIQERMKDYYSHFILRLVFCRSEELRRKFIKNETILFRIRYNIMQPKEQKEFIELNSYKLPWSYISREERTELFEKLFAASGHILKQQYSSDGETPFTNDQVRQMMSTRENFIKLPFEKITQLVSSRSVYLHKGYGYLPTSLQLNLLAAEFQENLNQILIRTFQAIPRLEEDDRLLPLLNSLSQNFASFQYETDVNSELASDINAVTITSKQIMSHYPLCATHLQRNLSINSHLKYTGRQQLGIFLKGIGLNVDEALKFWAQQFTKNGNMSQETFNKEYKYNIRHQYGLEGARINYRPWDCATILNKPKPRAKEFHGCPYRDFTEAQLKQTFEDKGIKNIEDINSIMDNVQKQQYTIACTRVFELTHQKELLAQSKAGQPAQMEHINHPNLYFDRSRQLERATQKKEEEGVGTTQ is encoded by the coding sequence ATGTTTCGTCAAGTAAAGAGAAAGACTGCGGGAAGAAGGAATTTCGAGGAGAAAGCTATATCTTCCAAAATACAATATAACCTACCAAAACTATTCTCGTCAAGGCTTTCGTTTTATGATTTACCTCCAACAGAAGAAATCACGCTTGAggagtttgaaaaatgggCTATCGACAGGCTCAAAATCCTTATCGAGATTGAATCGTGTATAGCGAGATCCAAGACACCAGCAGATATGGAATCAGCCATCAGACCTTTACTTCTCAAGTATATGCCCTTGAGTCCCTCTGGTGCAGCCGCTGAGCATGTGATTATTCAGGAAAGGATGAAGGATTATTACAGTCATTTCATACTTCGATTGGTGTTCTGCAGAAGCGAGGAGTTGAGAAGaaaatttatcaaaaatGAAACCATTTTGTTTAGAATCAGATACAACATCATGCAACCTAAGGAGCAAAAGGAATTTATTGAATTAAACCTGTATAAACTTCCCTGGTCATATATTTcgagagaagaaagaactgaactttttgaaaagttaTTTGCAGCAAGCGGACACATACTCAAGCAACAATATAGTTCTGATGGCGAGACACCGTTTACTAATGACCAAGTGAGACAAATGATGTCGACTCGAGAGAATTTTATTAAATTACCATTTGAAAAGATAACTCAATTGGTTTCCAGTAGATCGGTGTATTTGCATAAAGGTTATGGCTATTTACCTACAAGTTTGCAGTTGAATCTATTGGCAGCTGAGTTTCAAGAGAACTTGAACCAAATACTCATTCGTACGTTCCAAGCAATTCCTCGACTAGAAGAAGACGATAGACTTCTTCCCTTACTCAATAGTTTGTCACAAAACTTTGCCAGCTTCCAATATGAAACAGATGTTAATAGCGAGTTGGCCTCGGATATCAATGCTGTCACCATAACATCCAAACAAATTATGTCGCATTACCCCCTTTGTGCTACACATTTACAACGCAATTTGTCCATCAACTCACACTTGAAATATACCGGTCGTCAACAACTTGGAATTTTCCTTAAAGGTATTGGCTTGAACGTTGATGAGGCATTGAAATTTTGGGCACAGCAATTCACTAAAAACGGTAACATGTCACAAGAAACATTTAACAAAGAGTACAAGTATAACATTAGACATCAATACGGATTAGAAGGTGCTAGAATCAATTATAGACCATGGGATTGTGCAACCATTTTGAACAAACCCAAACCCAGAGCCAAAGAGTTTCACGGGTGTCCATATAGGGATTTCACTGAAGCTCAGTTAAAGCAGACTTTCGAAGATAAGGGTATTAAGAATATTGAAGATATTAACCTGATCATGGATAATGTACAAAAGCAACAATATACAATTGCTTGTACTCGTGTATTTGAACTAACAcatcaaaaagaattacTTGCTCAAAGCAAAGCTGGGCAACCAGCTCAAATGGAGCATATAAACCATCCAAACTTGTACTTTGACCGAAGCAGACAACTCGAAAGAGCAAcgcaaaagaaagaagaagaaggtgtGGGAACCACCCAGTAg
- the YME1 gene encoding i-AAA protease yme1 (MEROPS:MER0002197), which produces MNTLISRTLARYTCLPMIGSSSSSSSRHAIARALSTRASQFGWNKLQSPSKVTRKANAIQQHRLLSNSALLQLQKSEIEANKNLNNPVAQYQFYKLLLAHNYPQVVIERYENGKVASSRESAELYVEALRKVGDRAKADHIASTLAQHGYQQQGQGSGQSSNQSNGFPYGFGSRHEPVHVVVSESLLTVLSKWLKWLIPVALITYGATNAFNYLVENGTIFKNAEVNDKSVDVSQSTVRFKDVQGCDEARAELEEIVEFLKDPSKFTGLGGKLPKGVLLTGPPGTGKTLLARATAGEAGVPFFFMSGSEFDELYVGVGAKRIRELFGQAREKSPAIIFIDELDAIGGKRNPKDQAYAKQTLNQLLVELDGFSQSTGIIIIGATNFPESLDKALTRPGRFDKEVIVDLPDVRGRVDILKHHMENVETAADVDPSIIARGTPGLSGAELMNLVNQAAVHASQLSAPAVDMSHFEWAKDKILMGAAKKKMVITEESRINTAYHEAGHAIMAMFSAGATPLYKATILPRGRALGITFQLPEMDKVDMSKKECFARLDVCMGGKIAEEMINGKENVTSGCSSDLSNATGVARAMVLSYGMSDKIGPVKLSDDWESWSQEIKNLADNEVREYLLKSEERTRNLLLEKKLELKRLAEGLLEYETLTKDEMDKIVKGEPINKPKMVSNTVIKKSGETKDGYKDVLSFKDA; this is translated from the coding sequence ATGAATACACTTATAAGTCGTACATTAGCACGCTACACGTGCCTACCCATGattggtagtagtagtagtagcagtagcagacATGCCATAGCGCGGGCGCTCTCAACAAGAGCATCACAATTTGGATGGAACAAATTACAATCGCCACTGAAGGTAACGCGGAAGGCAAACGCTATACAACAACACCGTTTACTTTCAAACTCGGCTTTATTGCAACTTCAGAAGCTGGAGATTGAAGCCAACAAGAATCTCAACAACCCTGTGGCACAATATCAATTTTACAAACTTTTATTAGCCCACAACTACCCACAAGTCGTCATTGAGAGGTACGAGAATGGCAAAGTAGCATCATCGCGCGAAAGTGCCGAGTTGTATGTGGAAGCTTTAAGAAAAGTCGGAGATAGAGCTAAGGCCGATCATATTGCTAGCACCTTAGCTCAACATGGCTACCAACAGCAAGGACAAGGCCTGGGTCAAAGCTCTAATCAAAGTAATGGGTTTCCATATGGGTTTGGTTCGAGACATGAACCCGTACACGTTGTTGTAAGTGAATCCTTATTGACAGTTTTATCGAAATGGCTCAAGTGGCTTATACCAGTTGCCTTGATCACTTATGGTGCCACTAATGCATTCAACTACCTTGTCGAAAATGGCactattttcaaaaatgcAGAAGTTAATGACAAATCGGTCGATGTTAGTCAAAGTACCGTAAGATTCAAAGACGTTCAAGGTTGTGACGAGGCTAGAGCAGAATTAGAAGAGATTGTGGAATTTTTGAAAGATCCTTCAAAGTTCACTGGATTAGGTGGTAAATTGCCAAAAGGTGTTTTACTTACTGGGCCACCAGGTACTGGTAAAACCTTATTGGCAAGAGCTACTGCCGGTGAAGCCGGTgttccatttttctttatgtCAGGTTCCGAGTTTGATGAATTATACGTTGGTGTAGGTGCCAAAAGGATTAGAGAATTGTTTGGCCAAGCGAGAGAGAAATCTCCTGCAATTATCTTTATTGATGAATTGGATGCAATTGGAGGCAAGAGAAACCCTAAGGATCAAGCATATGCCAAGCAGACCTTGAATCAACTCTTGGTTGAGTTAGATGGTTTTAGTCAGTCAACAggtatcattattattggtGCAACTAATTTTCCCGAGTCCTTGGATAAAGCCTTAACTAGACCTGGAAGATTTGATAAAGAAGTTATTGTGGACTTACCAGATGTCAGAGGAAGAGTTGATATCTTGAAACACCACATGGAGAATGTTGAAACTGCTGCTGACGTTGATCCTTCAATCATTGCCAGAGGAACCCCAGGTCTCAGTGGTGCAGAATTGATGAATTTGGTCAACCAGGCTGCTGTGCATGCCTCGCAGTTATCTGCACCAGCAGTTGACATGTCTCATTTTGAGTGGGCAAAGGACAAGATCTTGATGGGTGCAgccaagaaaaaaatggttaTTACTGAAGAGTCTAGAATTAATACAGCGTACCATGAAGCGGGACACGCCATTATGGCTATGTTTTCAGCAGGTGCTACTCCATTATACAAGGCAACAATCTTGCCTAGAGGTAGAGCATTGGGTATCACTTTTCAACTTCCTGAGATGGACAAGGTCGATatgagcaaaaaagaatgtttTGCTAGATTGGATGTTTGCATGGGTGGTAAAATTGCCGAAGAAATGATCAATGGGAAAGAAAACGTGACTTCCGGATGCTCATCCGATTTGAGTAACGCCACAGGTGTCGCCAGAGCAATGGTTTTATCGTATGGTATGAGTGACAAGATTGGTCCCGTGAAGTTGAGTGATGATTGGGAAAGTTGGTCAcaagaaatcaaaaacttGGCAGACAACGAAGTTAGAGAGTATTTGTTAAAGAGTGAAGAGAGAACAAGAAATTTGCtcttggaaaagaaattggaatTGAAGCGTTTGGCCGAGGGTTTGTTGGAGTATGAAACATTAACAAAAGACGAGATGGACAAGATTGTGAAGGGTGAGCCAATAAATAAGCCCAAGATGGTTAGTAATACTGTAATCAAGAAATCAGGAGAAACTAAAGATGGATATAAAGATGTGCTAAGCTTTAAAGATGCATAA